ACCTATATAACCACATATAACCTATTTTAGGTGACCTGTATTGAGAAGAAGACAtccaattttatatttatcttaattGAAATGTAAGTTTCTTTTCAATTCAGAAACTAAAGCGTTACAGATACTGTTGACCTATGTGATCAACTACTAAGTTTTCTAAATTGTAGAAACAAacaggtgttaaaaaaaaaaaaaaggaaaaccacatGTTAAGTGAATGGAAAATAGGAAAGAGACCCAAAAACCTGAGAAATATAAAAAACAGAttctagaaaacacagatacCAGGAGAAACATAAATCATAAACCCTTTACAATGTTTATGTATAATATAACCAGTTTGTGAAACAGCTTATGAAAATGAGATCATTACGTACATATTCTTTTATCATCTCTTTATCACAGAAAACTGTGAAtgaatgtcttttatttattggGACAGATAAGTAGTTGCATCTTATGCTACTTTGGACATGACATACTGTAAATCTATCAAGTTCAAAATCTGCATGCAGTATTgtccatttcatatatatatatatatatatatatatatatatatatatatatgaaaaataaatatttatcctGTCTGATAAATTTCATGTCAGTCAAGGAATATAaacttgctgggcatggtggcgcacaaatttaatcccagcactcgggaggcagagacaggcggatttctgagtttgaggctaacctggtctacaaagtgagttctacgacatccagggcaatacagagaaaccctgtaacaaacaaaaaaaaaaaaaaaaaaaaaaaaagaaaaaagaaaagaaaagaaaagaagagagagaatataaacttAGTAATTATTTGCCTTAGTgtgccacatttttaaaatgtgaaaatgaagTTGGTGAATACCTGTTGTACTAGTATAGGGATGAGAGTTCAGTCCTCAGAGCAATATAAGGGACAAGGCAAGTAGGCATATAACAAAAACCCTTGTGTAGGGTAACAGAGATATTTCCATTTGCATAATATCTGACTAGCCAGCCTAGGCAATAAGTTCATTTTAAGTTCAATAAGACAACCACTCTCAAAAGCTAATGTGGAGAACAATACATTAAAACATCTGACATAAATTACTGGTCTTCCCTTCCCCATACACCCttaagcacacatgcatacaaacatacacaaacatacatacatagataggaCATTGATACTCATATcctacagacacatacatgcacatggaaaaattaataaaattaattgaatactaatctattaattaatttattttagaacAATTTTATATACACAGTTTAATACACACAGAATAATGCTATTAATGAGTACACAGAAAAAACTGTTCTACGGAACATATACTGACAAACATTCAGTTATTAACTGAGAAGAACATGCTTTGGAATGTCAATCattttaacttttctcttcttcctgaactttaaatgttttcaaagttgTCACTAACATGTAATGATTTACAGCACAATATGATTTTCCTATAACCTAATGCTACTTTagacattttatgtaaaattcaAATTTGGAAACAACTAAGCATATTCTTTTTAAGGTAATTACATACTTGTGCATTAAATTATCAAAAAGATATTCATAAAACAGCATAGAATATTCTTTAAGAAATGacagtcatttaaaatatgtcaGGAGTTGATTACTGTGACATATTTACTATGATTATTATTAATCACAATaaaccacattttattatttcatgtactTTATTACTTCTATCATCTTATCATATGAAAGTGGAATTATTATTTATCTTGTACTGCTGAagtaatttaatattaaatttagtTCCTTATCAAAAATTACTGAAGAGTTTGACTGTGAATTAGTGATTTCTGAAAATATAGACATTGCCCAAATTACCTTTTCATTATACTTATCTAAATACTTAATGAGTATGAAATTTTATATGACATGGATCTAAAAATTTCAAGCATGTTTTCTTATGCTGCAAACTAGtattcctcaaaacaaaacaaagcaaaacaaaagaaaagacatgttTTGACTCTATGATCCACGAAATTCAGCCAAACTAACATCTAAAAATGTGTTCCTGGAAATTATCAATGTATATTTGTATGAGAAATacccaaagaaatagaaatgtaaaaataactgGACTTGCTTATAGAAACTGACCAAGGgaacatgaaagtagaaacaattgTGACTGACTGGTTAATATCATGGTTAAATTAACTTCCTGGATCCTTGTCTCTTCTTCACTAACCTAACAACAGCACTTTTGACTTCTTTGTTCCTGAGACTATAGATAAGTGGATTCAGCATGGGGATCACTATTGTGTAGAAAACAGAAGCTACTTGATCCTTTCCCAAAGAATAGGACTTACTTGgctttaaataagtaaaaatcagAGTGCTGTAAAAAACAGTCACTCCGAGGAGATGAGAGGCACAAGTGGAAAAGGCTTTTTGCTTTCCTGAAGTAGAATTTATCTTCAAAATAGTAGAAAGAATGGATACATAGGATCCAGATATTGTGATGAGGGACCCCAGGATTGTGGAACCTGCAAAAATGAATATAATGATTTCAACTACATGTGTGTCACtgcaagacagagacagaagtggAGATGTGTCACAATAAAAATGTGGGATAACGTTGGATTTGCAGAAATGTAGCATAATCATGCTAAACACAGTTAGGGAGGAATCCACAGCTCCAATTACATAGGACCCAGTAAGGAGTGCAAGGCAGCGTCCTGAAGACATAATAACTGGGTAATGTAAAGGGTTGCAGATGGCTAtgtagcggtcataggccattgaGGAAAGCAAAAAGCATTCAGTAGCTGCCAGGAGGATGAAAATGTACAGTTGTGCGAAACAATTGGTGTAGGAAATGCTCTTGTTTGTCGTTAGCAGGTTCTCTAACGTTTTCGGTGTGATGGCAGTTGAATAACTGAGGTCAAGAAATGACAGATGGGTAAGGAAAAAATACATAGGAGTATGAAGCTGAGTATCTATACAGATGATCAACATCATGCCTATGTTCCCCAGAACAGTGATTAGGTATATCAGGAGAAACAGTATAGAGAGGATCAGCTGTATTCCTTTGGAATCTGTTAATCCCATGAGGATGAAGTCTGGTTTATTTGTGTGATTCCAGGTGTGCATAGTCAATGACCCTAAATGGTGAGAAATCAAAGGTAACGCATATGTTGTATGATAACAGAgatatttgtgtatatgattcTCACTGTACATTCATAATTATAGTATATAACTATACATAATTAGATTTCCAAATAGAAAGTATGAAGCAGAATTTGATATGATATTGTAAGTATTATTATATGCTATAAAACAGAAAACGAGCACTActctaaataatttctttttatgaatttatttgcaTGATATGTTTTGTATGTGCTCATATTATTCCCATATTGCAATCTAGAATATGGAAAAGATTCAGTTAATTTATGAACTCAATTGAACTCAACACAAATTCACATTGAGTCTGAAATCATGTTAAAATTGTGAGACACCAAATTATCTTAGTCATACTCTTAattcataaaattcataaaataaataaaatatcaagcattaaattaaaaaagatagaaaacaacTTCAATATGTTTCTAGCTCTTTTCTATATCAATTAACTGTATCTACCTTTTACTAAAGGTTAATAGACTACACTAAAACAAATAACTATTTAAAAGATGGATCATTATCTTCTGACAATATCAAACACATtttaactaaaattattttatggaaaTATGAATCATCACTAGTATAATCTCCTTCCATCCACTCTATGCTTGCCATAATCCTCTTACTTCTGTACATGCCAAATTATATTTCCActtatatcttaaaatataatctttatttatttgcttcaacctccacaattttaaaaatacttacacACAATGCCAAAGTTGACAGAAAAAACAGGGAAAATATTTCCAATACCATGTGTTGGAAAAAATTCAACTTCCAAATTTTctcacaattaaaataaaaaatttacttaAAGATCTGAACACATCAGCCCcagattttttgttttccttagtattatttttttcattcttttgtgtactcatatttttaaaaaaattccagagGAAATTAAATTATCCTTTCCTCAGGTCTTCgtcaaaatcaatttttaaaggaaatttatgGTTTGAATTTATTCTATGAGTGAGTATAAATATCAGGACAACAATGTATGCTTTTGTCTCTAATTTATGGTTGTGGTATGTATCACGTAAATCATGAGTGTAATGTGGTCATTCTCAGGAGGCAATTTATGAGCCAAATTTATTGGCAAGCTTTCAAGGACTAAGGTCAAAGACTAGTTCAGCAAAGGTTTTGCTTATTCCTGGGAGCTTTATAAAGACGAACATAATAACTGCTTTTTTTCTGATGTACCACATTTATTCATAGTCTCTTTAAttcaataaatttataaaatataatatttatataacacCTTCCTCACATTAGGACCTTTTTAAGTAGTATGGATAGAATGGAAATTCACTTTTGAATTTAAAGTGCTTACTTTGTTAATGAGATCATGATTGAATAATAgaattttttatagaaaaaaattatattaaagaaatGGTTTTTCTAGAGTTAAAATATACtgatgaaaaacaataaaatttgtgATCTTATATCTGGTAAGTGTAGTTCTCACCTCTCATTTCACTTTGCAGCAGAAGGATACCATTACAAAAAGTTACAACCTATTAAATTGTACTGTTCAGGAGTCCAGTCCTAACTGATAAATTTACGGAACGATTCCAGCAGCTAAAGCTCATGGATTATTTCAAAAGATAGAACAGAAATATTAGATAGGCCAGAGGAATAGAGGATTTGAATGAGAACAAGTGTTGTTACTATATCAGAAGCTAAACTTATGAAGACTCTTTAAAAGGCCTGCTTAAGAATCAGCTGAACTAAACAATAACAATGGACATCCCATCTCAGATAGGGATAGCCACACTATTCCTTGGTATGGAGCGTAATGACTGGAAATGATACAATACATACACTCGACCAGACATGCTCATTGTTGCTCTATTGACAATacctagaaaattaaaaataaacaaataaacaaaacaaaacaaaaacctgtatgTTCtccaactgatgaatggatagtgAAAATGTGATACATGTTCATGATGGGTACCATTCAATTCTAAGAAAGTAAAATCACAaacattgaaagaaaattaatggaACTAGCAAAGATCATGtcgagtgaggtaactcagaaatTTATATCTAGAAAGATATATGCTTCATACTCATGTTCTTGCTCATCTGAGCCTCCTAATTCCAAATAATTAGATGTTAGTATATGTCCATGATCAACtgaagaaactgggaaagaaaaaaaaaaggagcactGAGATTCTGGGGAAACAGGGAGCAATGGAGAGGAAAATAGCAGTGTAGAAGTGATCTATTGGGAAGAACAAGCTTCAATTGGAAAagggtataaaataaatatagaaggTTGGGAAGATAAAAATAGCATAGAAAGATAGCAGGAAGGATGACTGAGAATGtcataaaaataatacttttaagtaTTTACCTAAAAATACTTACAACACATGTAAACttgtatataaataaacatatattttaaatgatattttcttaCTTGGCTGAAAATGCTTCCTCTAACAATCAATGGTCATCTAACAAAAATCACATCAGGCACAAGAAGTACTCATTTTACTTGTTAATCAGTGTTGTCTGAGAAACCCCCTCAGAAAAATAAAGGCCATTACTATTTTCACTAGTTTCTCTAAGAAGTTAAAGTTTGTATTTTTGGAGACACCTGGACTTCAGACGCAGGTTCCAGAGGACCCTGAGTCAAAACTGACAAGATGATTCCTCCCTAGGGACTAGATTTCATCGTACCAGAAGGTACTCTACAACCTTTATTGAAAGACAGCAATGAACAGTGCTACACATCTATGATATCTATGAACCATAGgaagaaacagaatggaaaacagcagcagcaacagcaaaaacaacaaaaacatcaacaCGCCTAATGGTGCATTAGTGGCACACAAAGTTAACCAACATCTCTCACATTGTATTTAAGATTGATACAGCAATAAAGAATCTGTGCCATGTCCTGCACACCTAAACAGCTACTAAGatctagtgaagtcatggatcttggagaagaacCTACAACTCCAACTTTAATAAACCCGTATAATTTGTAGCTACATCCTAATTATTCTTCTTATACCACAAATAGTCAATAATCATCATGGAGATTTCTCTTTGAAACTGACACAAATTACTTAAGAAAAGCACACCCAATCAAAATACTCCCATTCCTAAAATTCAAAGGTTATTGTGGATGAGGGGACACACAAATTGAAAGAGCTAGAGGAACTCATTATTTGCTGTAAGATGGTGTCTATGATAAATTTTAGAAGTTGCATCCATGAAATTTCACCATCATGAGATGAAAAGGTACAACAATAATAGATACGCTAAAATACAGAGGGAGCCCAAGAGGCCTCACCCCTGCTCAAAAAACTAGAGGCAACTAAGGAAAATgatgcaaatatatttttcatggAAGATAACTGTCATGGGGGGGCTGCTATGTTAAGAGAAAATGGGGGAATCCCTTTCTCAGAGGATCttccctgtctgcctgtctgagaTTGTCCCTTTCTCTGGTGTTGGCTTAAAAGTCATCTTGTACAGAGCTCTCTGCCAAGCTGCATAACTCAGTACACATGTCCCACTCTGGTTTTTCCACCTGCATGATAATTAAATGCTGTACTATAATCAATCATCCCTTCCTGCTTGCTTGATGGTATGATCTATTGGTCCTTTTCACCATACCTGTAAATACTCATTCCATGAAACAAGAAAGGAGACTCATCCTGTTGCAGGTGTCTCAAGAGGTCATTCCATTCATACTTACAGCCAACCTAACCCTGGTCTCCACCTCTACCACCACAGTCTGTTAGGCAACAGTCTCAGGGGAGAAAGTGTGGAAGCACAGGTAATAACAGTTGATTTCCAATATCAAATGACCATCTCTGAAAATGTACATTCATATAACATTACATAGATTGAGTAGGCTGTATTTATTTAACTAGAAATCTttttgtacacacatatgtgcatgcatatatatatatatatatatatatatatatatatatatatatatatatgtgtgtgtgtgtgtgtgtgtgtgtgtgtattaacaacaattaatggaaaagagatcataaattaaaaaacaagcaagaagaAATATATGGAAGATCCTCAATCCTCAGTAGAGGaaagtaaaaagaataattaggggattatattataatatttttaaaaaatcatagaaaaaaattacatttccaaAACCCACCTTGGATAGTTCAAATATAAGCCAATTAAAAGGGAAGGAGTTATTTACTTTCGTCATTTTCCATGTGTTTTGAGGTTGTCTTGGATTTCTTCCACTATTAGGTACCATTTTgattctctttaaattttatttgtattcaatTCTTATGTATCTCTGTCTatggtaaaaaatattttatctttattataattGCTTTAATGGATTCTTTTATTACATGAATTTACATTCTTAACATGATAAATGCATTTAATGAATCCCAGGACTGGCTAATATTTCATTGTGCTGTGGTATTTCCTATGTCACCATGGAACATTTCATCAACTGACAAATGCTTTATGTATTTGAAAAACTAATAcgatgttcaacattcttagccatttaggaaatgcaaatcaaaacatctgtGAGATTTAATCTTTCACCAGTCAGTAActgagataaaaaacaaacatgaaagctAGTGAGGATGTGTAGCAAGGGGGAACACTCTGAcagtgctggtgggagtgtaaacttgtgcAGCCACTTTGGAAACCAGTGTGCCACTTTCTCACATAATTGGGAAACAATTCCATCTCAAAGCTGAGtcataacactcctgggcatttacccaaagGACGCTCCTACCTACAATGAAAACACTTCCTCAACTATGTTAAAGCAGTTTTATTTCTAACagtcagaaactgaaaataattatatatccTTCAAAcaaagaatgttttttaaaaaatggtagaTTCATACAATGTATAGAACTAAAAACAAATATCATCCTAAGCAAGGTAACTAAGTCCTagaaagacatacatggtatgtgttcacatataagtggatattagctgtaaaggataatcatgtccacagacccagagacaaTAAGTAATAAGGAAAACTTCAGTGTGAAAAGTAATGGGCTTCCTGGGAAAGGGAAATACACTGGATTTTGCTACTGGGTGGAAATAGGAACAGGAGGATCACCTGTATGGGGGGAATAAATACCTGGACAGACAACTGGGATGGGTGGGCATATATGGAGTGAGGTAGAAACCTAGTAAAATGGAAGCCCCATGGAATCTATGAGGATTGCACAAGTGAaaactcctagtaatggaggatacgAAGCTTAAAGCAACCATCATCTATAGCCAGGGATGGCATCAAGTGGGAGGGATTGGAATAAAAACCCAGCTACAATACCTAGTTTAGCCATGCCTGAAGGACACAGTGGGACTAGAACATAGTAAAGATGTCACAGAGACTTTTTCCAGCTACTGATAAGAGCAGATGCAGGGTCCCAAGTTCAAATATTAGTCAGTTCTCATGGAGAACTTCCATTCCTGTGGAGGAGCTGGAAGCAGGATTGGAGGAATCAAGAATATGACTCATAATCAGCTGACCTGGATTCAAGTTGGTTCACAGATATCAGGAAGTCTGTATGGTTCTGAACTAGGTACTCTGCATATAAACTATGATTGTATAATCCAGGGTTCTCAGAGGATTCTTAACAGTTGGAGTAGGGGCTGTCTCAGACTCTTGTATGATTTAATTTTGAGACCTCTTTCTTCTTACATCTAGCCTTAATGTGAGAATATGTGCTTGATCTTATGACAGCTTCTTATTGCATATTTAGTTGATGTCCCtagaaaggttttctttttctgagaggtCAAGGGATATAGATCTAGAGGAAAGGGAACATGATGTGAGAAGAGAGTGGAGGGAAGTGAAACTGTACTTGAGATGTATTAAATGagtgaaaaataaatggaaaagataaataaataaataaataaatagatagatacataggccaccaacagattgagaaaggatctttaccaatcctaaattagtTAGgcgactaatatccaatatacacaaaggactcaagaagctggactccagaatatcaaataaccccattaaaaatggagtacagaggtaaacaacaaattctcaactgagtaatatggaatggctgagaatcacctgaaaaaatgttcaacatccttaatcatcagggaaatgcaaatcaaaacaaccctgagattcgaCCTCACGCcactcagaatgactaagataaaaattcaggtgacagtctggcgtggtggctcacgcctttaatcccagcactagggagacagaggcaggcagagttctgtgtTCACGGTCAGCcaggtctataaagtgagttccagaatagccatggctatacagagaaatctcaTTTTGAAaagccgaaaaaaaaaaaaaaaaatcacgtgaaagcaatggggagaaagaggaacactcgtccattgctggtgggattgcaagctagtacaaccactctggaaatcagtctggcagttcctcagaaaattggatgtaaTAATgctggaagatccagcagtaccactccagggcatatatccagaagatgttccaactggtaataaggacacatggacacatgttccactatgttcatagcagccttatttataatagccagaagctagaaagaacccagatgtccctcaatggaggaatggatacagaaaatgtggtacatttccatgttggagtactattcagcaattaaaagcaatgaatttatgaaattattaggaaaatagctggatctggagaatatcatcctgagtgagataatccaatcacaaaataactcacatgatatgcactcactgataagtggatattagccccaaaacgtagaatacccaagatacaatttgcaaaacacatgaaactcaagaagaaggaagaccaaaaatgtggatacttctttcttccttagaatggggaacaaaatacccatggaaggagttacaaagacaaagtttggagctgagaaggaaggaccatccagagactgccccacgaaacccagacactattttttaaattattttattagatattttcttcatttacatttcaaatggtatcccgaat
The DNA window shown above is from Mus pahari chromosome 3, PAHARI_EIJ_v1.1, whole genome shotgun sequence and carries:
- the LOC110317931 gene encoding olfactory receptor 8H1-like, giving the protein MHTWNHTNKPDFILMGLTDSKGIQLILSILFLLIYLITVLGNIGMMLIICIDTQLHTPMYFFLTHLSFLDLSYSTAITPKTLENLLTTNKSISYTNCFAQLYIFILLAATECFLLSSMAYDRYIAICNPLHYPVIMSSGRCLALLTGSYVIGAVDSSLTVFSMIMLHFCKSNVIPHFYCDTSPLLSLSCSDTHVVEIIIFIFAGSTILGSLITISGSYVSILSTILKINSTSGKQKAFSTCASHLLGVTVFYSTLIFTYLKPSKSYSLGKDQVASVFYTIVIPMLNPLIYSLRNKEVKSAVVRLVKKRQGSRKLI